In Bacillus sp. 2205SS5-2, the following proteins share a genomic window:
- a CDS encoding DNRLRE domain-containing protein translates to MHSFWKKILSVLVVMMMLVSSIPPSVLAETTQGNKEKKKKEENSLSEWKELEKIEGFDNQLLDDLEPGGEIVEKRTEMSKFFYNGDGSIVEKRYFQPIHKKDKKNSRFEEISPELVEDTVKTKTKTENSKEKQEEVAGNIEDEVVLKTQNTTLQSNFLKKMKKGKYATFDIGGHSISYSLLEAFGDERPTIQPKNQKAVFEENQVTYEEVFPNIDLRNISFNTQTKEDIILHSYDGYNAFSFHIETDLRGELTDVGSLEFFDFNNNKVFMVPKPFMTDSNYDEHKGQSERSDNVKYEMKKNETGYTLTIKADVEWLADPMRQFPVYIDPSIETLDISQDTFVMSAYPTTNYNGDGKWNSEEKIYQLQVGYYDSSTGRNYAYIKPETANMTPEAGYMVSSAKFKVYVTHHYYVNNPNGLWLDYVNNPWDAGTLTWNNKPSSTTKIGSVSVGRGQWAEFDVSGIVKEWNKGNKTNYGFRIHTNGNGTSHWKRIISASNATNRPYLEITYTTLGTAKTPVAKAYSNGTNSITGYVDLSWDKVEGADGYKVAIFNGATYEYVDVGDVTKWSTKGKRIWPTPKEIEADGRYGLHIKDGKTDGTGAELPNDPRTTYIASGGSHKGDQNYWFRVIAYNKEYGVETVQSLPAKPVLPDNTPPNNVSKPTVKITDGSINSGNNATAIVSWNAVQDLPKDMGAGINYYELQKKVNGSWSSVKNVKHSGESNYQDTITDLPDDTTVSFRVRAFDNKGNYSGYSTSSEYMTLDRTPPSTPTSVSVTPTTWSSESEYVVSWEGITDNAYLESIQYKVGDQSWKGIGSNSEEGSMPIPVDFTDGIHTIQIRGLDRAGNKGVPRTANVMKDTVAPTVWFEYPKPNETVKGIEEIKIGVENPVGHAEPFNLIHNGDFQYGLDGWSEMKAKDNGTTSTEGEANLDQTLSISMSTDSSSPSNELGYIAATYELEVKPNTTYKLEGKVKTFFISLANAFFNVQMQKEDGTHISWNDNRYLGLSGTRDWYDSELIFTTPNETGKIIIYLQIDHQGPSSQGEAWFDSISLRELNEETGGYSPNFIENGDFSNGLDGWNEVRVFDTGRISIDEVSVEPFHGFEETMTLQLDSSSSSSGTELGYLSSTYEVGVKPNTNYRLSGLIKTDLQQANAFFNVKMMETDGTHLDWADSRSQQLTGKNGWMDQELMFTTSEGVEKVRLYLQVDHRDSGAKGTAWFDSIKLEEVNQNQEVEIGQYNWSLVYGEGENPSDYTRLNSGTSSSDEVIYNWDTSILKNEKVYTLKFTATDEAGNTTTNTSKIIKTKDTTSIEPAIKIINPKDHQEINDEYHAVEYSVDKVSSFSRNNLIMNGNFDYTFLDRRYNEQPDGWMFNIINGPGVTSAVTDASNGRISILSFESFQTNEWSWGGSAFYSQKVKINPNTIYQIKGDMIDELDDLKGDIYIDLYNDDQFLESIDVMSDSPINLNIHQWQTYKKVFTSPNEANNAVIRLNVSGDFKSERTMLAFDNIQLSTGMLDFERMELFVNSKRHDYKYNDSNYPLYIETTEYPEGSNNQFYLRGLDSSGSYSYSTYSYRTRGVMDQFENEEFIDTLSGTEHTGNRISLLPSSKKGYIESTSLTFPGSISTIHLSPSEEKPSGTSITYEASSDGGNTWDEIEPNKMEAISHTGMELKVRAILSSSTTGVSPTLNAWESEIVYVNTQGNTFEVKLIDEPKNLTATPNVNYMTLLRWDASSTEGVSYSVHRSSTPNFTPTNKTLLVKGVKDSYWNDYNLNYGQEFYYKVVAVKEFNGQARESVSSNEAWSKVVEKNEVEKRLGLQDYWGYSSFPTARGKGYVNISSGNLVYQSTDFVTISPQLAMVMRRSFNSQSTTKTPLGYGWDFSFNTTLLKEYDASGTELGLILKDGDGSLHRFTKKSDGTYNTPKGVHMTLTKRSDGQYEILRKDQVKYVFDSQMKLKKMTEPNGNELTFEYDRNRGNLVFVRNNVGDQTEIVYYDDQDLVKEVIDSAGRTYKFLYENERLTETFQIVEQNHKYVEKYQYNEDKSELRGIVDSKEYETKLQFDGDKLKKVTDPIGESSSFDYTEINGTKMTTITTDKGKTVSFTYNANGNVTSKMNADNHQVHYDYTDDMLVNHMYYDNTIDGEKKTLHHWYTYDNRGNIETIKDPLGNVTEFNDYNDMNLLGEILEPIRGTAKASTTFKYDERGNLKTSRDAEGRTVSYTYDDFGNQETVTNEFNQTTTYEYDKKGRLMKILEPLGKVTQVLEYDKQGNATKIKDSRGYITENQYDLLDRLIKSIDPKGHTVTQSFDLNHNLIDRTNNRGFTTEFQYDEVGRLKTTIHPNGDVDVVNYDFDENNNEKIVYTDGEGRTNTQYYNEVGQLYKEAAFNAVTEYYYDEVGNMSKAIDGEGRVVQSVYDELDRQTKVIVDPNGKNIVTENVYDLQGNVLKTIDGEGYTKDYQFDRVNRLKQVTQTVDGKPQTTSYDYDQVEGDFVKNKVTDALGRQKWTYLDALGRVRKEVDEGDTSDSERLIQTFEYDLNDNMTESTRNDGTTVEQQYDGRNQVKKAIYGDGHYTVYQYDANGNREYIHDTKDGKTIASSYAYDNKDRLMQVVQDGITVNYEYDSSDNLTKFYYPTEDGDGQKDIDYIFDGYNRLESIMVEEKKVQELKYTNAAKLDYAKNYLEFDTNGSNYVKIDYQYDSTGRTNTIQYLKQGTMKLEEYVMKHDNRGYIENETIYTNYNEAKTVRKSYEYNEVGQLKVSTIDQKSTSYEYDEVGNRKIMDDGQDSYSYSYNQFNQLKSTMKNGQSHASYEYDNRGNQQIEIIKKEIDGAMKDVTTNYSYDLANQLTAVETITPGKETTTLKNVYNGDGQRIRRDANGLVTKYLYHDDAILYTTDNNNRKTTENILNPTGMIVASKRFEGGHANNHFFYQYDIRGSVTNVVDSDAKRVKGYEYDDFGKPKEVGDKTFENDVKFTGAVHDASTGLHYMNARYYNSDTGRFLSQDTYSGSPNDPWTQHLYTYTSNNPVNYTDPTGHYAVNVEGTQRQLPTGRIITEPKPSNTISPGSQDRPTTKSSTKKATSSESKKSSFFGSLQKGLDFLGNAPGPIGAVADGINALAYAAQGDFKNAALSGVAVLPGGSLVKNGIKAGRGIRSAAKGTGDLVRGTNKRGQVTGRGGFRKSTVHNAWDNAKDGPKGGKLCPTCEKEIFVPPFSGKKRDWDVDHTPAWTNRTFLNPTRKEVLDDYQKGTRLECPSCNRRRGNRE, encoded by the coding sequence ATGCATAGTTTTTGGAAGAAAATTCTGTCCGTGTTGGTAGTGATGATGATGCTCGTTTCATCTATTCCACCTTCAGTATTGGCAGAAACAACGCAAGGAAATAAAGAGAAAAAGAAGAAAGAAGAAAATTCTTTATCAGAATGGAAAGAACTTGAGAAAATCGAGGGGTTTGATAATCAACTGTTAGATGACCTTGAGCCAGGGGGTGAAATCGTTGAAAAGCGAACGGAGATGTCCAAATTTTTCTACAATGGGGATGGCTCAATTGTTGAAAAAAGGTATTTTCAACCGATTCATAAAAAAGACAAGAAAAATAGTCGGTTTGAAGAAATTTCTCCGGAATTAGTTGAGGATACAGTAAAAACAAAAACAAAAACAGAAAATTCAAAAGAAAAACAAGAAGAGGTAGCCGGAAATATAGAGGATGAAGTTGTATTAAAAACCCAAAATACAACGTTACAGTCAAATTTTCTAAAAAAGATGAAAAAGGGAAAGTATGCGACATTTGATATAGGTGGACATAGCATTTCTTATTCCCTTCTAGAGGCTTTTGGAGATGAAAGACCCACTATTCAACCAAAGAATCAAAAAGCTGTCTTTGAAGAAAATCAAGTGACGTATGAAGAAGTATTTCCGAATATTGATTTACGGAACATTTCTTTTAATACTCAAACTAAAGAAGATATTATACTCCATTCATACGATGGTTACAATGCTTTTTCCTTTCATATCGAAACGGATTTAAGAGGTGAACTTACGGATGTAGGAAGTTTGGAATTTTTCGATTTTAATAACAACAAAGTGTTTATGGTTCCTAAACCATTTATGACAGACTCTAATTATGATGAGCATAAGGGGCAGTCGGAAAGATCTGATAATGTAAAATATGAAATGAAAAAAAATGAGACGGGCTATACTCTAACCATTAAAGCTGATGTTGAATGGTTGGCTGATCCAATGCGTCAATTTCCAGTCTATATAGACCCATCTATTGAGACATTGGATATTTCTCAGGATACCTTTGTTATGAGTGCCTACCCTACAACGAATTACAATGGGGATGGTAAATGGAACAGTGAGGAAAAAATCTATCAATTACAAGTTGGTTATTACGACTCTAGTACTGGAAGAAACTATGCCTATATCAAACCTGAAACTGCGAATATGACACCAGAAGCTGGATATATGGTCTCTAGTGCTAAGTTCAAGGTTTATGTCACCCATCATTACTATGTTAATAATCCGAACGGACTTTGGCTGGATTATGTAAATAACCCATGGGATGCGGGAACCTTAACGTGGAATAATAAACCTTCCTCAACAACGAAGATAGGAAGTGTAAGCGTAGGTCGTGGACAATGGGCTGAATTTGATGTATCGGGTATCGTAAAAGAATGGAACAAAGGAAATAAAACAAACTATGGTTTTAGGATACATACAAATGGAAATGGAACATCTCATTGGAAAAGAATCATTTCCGCTTCGAATGCAACGAACCGCCCATATTTAGAAATAACTTATACGACACTTGGAACAGCCAAAACACCAGTTGCTAAGGCATATTCTAATGGAACAAACTCCATAACAGGATATGTTGACCTTTCATGGGACAAAGTAGAAGGGGCAGATGGTTATAAAGTTGCCATCTTTAATGGAGCTACTTACGAGTATGTTGATGTAGGAGATGTTACGAAGTGGTCCACAAAAGGGAAGCGTATTTGGCCTACTCCCAAGGAAATCGAAGCAGATGGAAGATATGGACTTCATATTAAAGATGGAAAGACGGATGGGACGGGAGCAGAACTTCCAAATGACCCAAGAACCACATACATTGCTTCAGGAGGGTCTCATAAAGGAGATCAAAATTATTGGTTTCGAGTAATTGCTTACAATAAAGAGTATGGTGTAGAAACGGTACAGTCACTTCCAGCTAAGCCTGTTTTACCTGATAATACTCCACCAAATAACGTATCAAAACCGACAGTGAAGATAACAGATGGTTCAATAAATAGTGGGAATAATGCCACGGCAATAGTCTCGTGGAATGCGGTTCAAGACCTTCCTAAGGACATGGGGGCAGGCATAAACTATTATGAACTTCAAAAGAAAGTTAATGGATCGTGGAGCTCGGTCAAAAATGTAAAGCATTCAGGAGAAAGCAACTATCAAGATACCATTACAGACCTTCCGGATGATACGACGGTCTCCTTTCGTGTTCGAGCCTTTGATAATAAAGGGAATTATTCGGGTTATTCCACCTCTAGTGAATATATGACCCTCGATCGTACGCCACCGAGTACACCTACATCAGTTAGCGTCACTCCTACTACTTGGAGCTCGGAATCCGAGTATGTTGTTTCGTGGGAAGGGATTACGGATAACGCGTACTTAGAATCGATTCAATATAAGGTTGGTGATCAATCTTGGAAAGGTATTGGTTCTAATAGTGAAGAAGGTTCCATGCCCATTCCAGTTGATTTTACTGATGGTATTCATACAATTCAAATCAGAGGACTCGATAGGGCTGGAAATAAAGGAGTCCCAAGAACAGCTAATGTTATGAAGGATACTGTTGCGCCGACCGTTTGGTTCGAGTACCCGAAGCCGAATGAAACCGTTAAGGGCATTGAAGAGATTAAGATCGGTGTGGAAAATCCAGTGGGTCATGCGGAACCGTTCAATTTAATTCATAATGGAGATTTTCAATATGGATTAGATGGTTGGAGCGAAATGAAAGCAAAAGATAACGGCACAACCTCTACTGAAGGGGAGGCCAATTTAGATCAAACGTTATCGATTTCTATGTCGACAGATTCATCGAGTCCGTCCAATGAACTTGGCTATATTGCTGCTACCTATGAATTGGAGGTTAAACCGAACACCACCTATAAGCTTGAAGGGAAAGTAAAAACGTTTTTCATTTCTCTTGCCAACGCATTCTTTAATGTGCAAATGCAAAAAGAAGATGGGACTCATATTTCATGGAATGACAATCGATACCTAGGTTTGTCCGGTACGAGAGATTGGTATGATAGTGAATTAATCTTTACCACTCCTAACGAGACAGGAAAAATTATCATCTACTTACAAATAGATCATCAGGGTCCGAGCTCGCAAGGAGAAGCTTGGTTCGATTCGATTTCTTTACGGGAACTGAATGAAGAAACAGGAGGTTATTCACCTAACTTCATTGAAAATGGTGATTTCTCTAATGGTTTAGATGGATGGAATGAAGTGAGGGTTTTTGATACGGGGAGAATTTCAATTGATGAGGTTTCGGTGGAGCCTTTTCATGGCTTTGAAGAGACAATGACGCTTCAACTCGACTCCTCTTCATCAAGCTCCGGTACAGAACTTGGCTACCTTTCTTCTACCTATGAAGTTGGAGTCAAGCCTAATACCAACTATCGACTGAGCGGCCTAATCAAAACCGATTTACAACAGGCTAATGCGTTTTTTAATGTGAAAATGATGGAAACTGATGGCACGCATCTTGATTGGGCAGATAGTCGCAGTCAACAATTGACTGGGAAAAATGGTTGGATGGATCAGGAACTCATGTTTACTACATCAGAAGGGGTAGAAAAAGTCCGACTGTATTTACAAGTGGATCATCGTGATTCCGGTGCAAAAGGAACGGCCTGGTTTGATTCGATTAAGCTAGAAGAAGTCAATCAAAATCAGGAAGTGGAAATTGGTCAATACAATTGGTCCCTTGTCTATGGTGAGGGAGAAAATCCAAGTGACTATACTCGACTGAATAGTGGTACTTCTTCGTCCGATGAAGTGATTTATAATTGGGATACTTCCATACTAAAGAATGAAAAGGTTTACACTCTGAAATTTACAGCTACAGATGAGGCAGGCAATACAACAACGAATACTTCTAAAATAATTAAGACAAAGGATACAACGAGTATTGAACCTGCGATTAAAATAATCAATCCAAAGGACCATCAAGAGATCAATGATGAATATCATGCTGTGGAATATTCGGTTGATAAAGTATCTTCATTTAGTCGAAATAACTTAATAATGAATGGTAACTTTGATTATACCTTTCTTGATCGTAGGTATAATGAACAACCTGACGGATGGATGTTTAATATTATTAATGGACCTGGAGTTACTTCTGCTGTAACTGATGCAAGTAATGGAAGAATATCCATTTTATCCTTTGAATCCTTCCAAACCAACGAATGGTCTTGGGGAGGGTCAGCTTTTTATTCTCAAAAGGTTAAGATCAATCCAAATACGATTTATCAAATTAAGGGGGATATGATCGATGAATTAGATGATTTAAAAGGGGACATATATATTGATTTATATAATGATGATCAGTTCCTTGAATCAATTGATGTGATGTCAGATTCACCTATAAACCTGAATATCCATCAATGGCAGACTTATAAAAAGGTGTTTACTTCACCAAATGAGGCGAATAATGCAGTCATAAGGTTAAATGTATCAGGAGATTTTAAAAGCGAAAGAACTATGCTTGCTTTTGATAATATTCAGTTATCTACTGGAATGCTTGATTTTGAAAGGATGGAACTATTCGTCAATTCGAAGCGTCATGATTACAAATATAATGATTCTAATTATCCACTATATATTGAAACAACAGAGTATCCAGAAGGAAGCAACAATCAATTCTATCTAAGAGGATTAGATTCCTCCGGATCATATTCTTATAGTACTTATTCTTATCGTACCAGAGGAGTGATGGATCAGTTTGAAAATGAGGAATTCATTGATACTTTATCCGGAACTGAACACACTGGAAATCGAATTTCATTGTTACCTTCATCAAAAAAAGGCTATATAGAATCTACTTCTCTTACATTTCCAGGAAGCATTAGCACCATTCATTTGTCACCTTCAGAAGAGAAGCCGAGTGGAACATCCATTACGTACGAGGCCTCATCAGATGGTGGGAACACTTGGGACGAGATAGAACCAAATAAAATGGAAGCTATTTCTCATACCGGAATGGAACTGAAAGTAAGGGCAATACTATCTAGTTCGACTACAGGTGTGTCTCCGACGTTAAATGCTTGGGAGTCTGAAATTGTCTATGTTAATACTCAAGGAAATACGTTTGAAGTAAAGCTGATTGATGAACCGAAAAATCTAACGGCCACACCGAATGTGAATTATATGACATTGCTTCGTTGGGATGCATCATCAACAGAAGGTGTGAGCTATTCCGTTCACCGTAGTTCAACGCCTAACTTTACTCCTACGAACAAAACTTTGCTTGTAAAAGGTGTGAAGGATTCCTATTGGAATGATTATAATCTAAATTACGGTCAGGAATTTTATTACAAAGTCGTAGCTGTAAAAGAATTTAATGGACAGGCTCGAGAAAGTGTTTCTTCTAATGAAGCGTGGTCAAAAGTCGTTGAGAAAAATGAGGTTGAAAAACGGTTAGGTTTACAAGACTACTGGGGATACAGCAGTTTCCCAACCGCAAGGGGAAAAGGCTACGTTAATATAAGTAGTGGGAACCTTGTGTATCAATCGACAGATTTTGTTACCATTTCTCCTCAATTAGCGATGGTCATGAGAAGAAGCTTTAACAGTCAATCTACGACGAAAACACCGCTAGGCTACGGATGGGACTTCTCTTTTAATACGACCTTATTAAAAGAATACGATGCATCTGGAACGGAATTGGGCTTGATTTTAAAAGACGGGGACGGGAGTTTACATCGTTTCACTAAAAAGTCAGATGGAACCTATAACACGCCAAAAGGCGTTCATATGACCTTGACGAAACGGTCGGATGGACAGTATGAAATCCTCCGTAAAGATCAAGTGAAATATGTTTTTGATTCACAAATGAAGTTAAAGAAAATGACTGAACCGAATGGAAACGAACTCACATTTGAGTACGACCGCAACCGCGGGAATTTAGTGTTCGTTCGAAACAATGTAGGCGATCAAACCGAGATTGTTTATTACGACGATCAAGATTTAGTGAAAGAGGTTATTGACTCAGCTGGTCGGACGTATAAATTTCTTTACGAGAATGAGAGATTGACAGAAACCTTTCAAATCGTAGAACAGAATCATAAATATGTAGAGAAATATCAATATAACGAGGACAAATCGGAATTAAGAGGAATTGTTGATTCCAAAGAATATGAAACAAAGTTACAGTTTGATGGAGACAAGCTTAAAAAAGTTACAGATCCGATTGGGGAATCTTCCTCTTTTGATTATACAGAGATAAATGGAACAAAAATGACCACTATTACGACGGACAAAGGGAAAACGGTATCCTTCACGTATAATGCGAATGGAAATGTTACTTCCAAAATGAACGCAGACAACCACCAAGTTCATTATGACTATACGGATGATATGTTGGTCAATCATATGTATTATGATAATACCATCGATGGTGAGAAAAAAACCTTGCATCATTGGTATACTTACGATAATCGTGGAAACATAGAAACGATTAAAGACCCATTAGGCAATGTAACGGAGTTCAATGATTATAACGACATGAACTTACTGGGAGAGATTCTGGAACCAATTAGGGGTACTGCGAAGGCTTCTACTACGTTTAAATATGACGAAAGAGGGAACTTAAAAACATCCAGGGATGCCGAAGGACGTACCGTCTCTTACACGTACGATGATTTTGGAAATCAAGAAACGGTGACGAATGAGTTTAATCAGACGACAACGTATGAGTATGATAAAAAAGGTCGATTGATGAAAATCTTAGAACCGTTAGGGAAAGTTACACAAGTCTTAGAATATGATAAACAAGGTAATGCAACGAAAATCAAGGACTCGAGAGGCTATATTACCGAAAATCAATACGATTTATTGGATCGATTAATCAAATCAATTGATCCAAAGGGCCATACGGTTACACAAAGCTTCGATTTGAACCATAACTTAATCGATAGGACAAATAACCGAGGATTTACGACAGAGTTTCAATATGATGAAGTCGGTCGATTAAAGACAACCATCCATCCAAATGGAGATGTAGACGTAGTCAATTACGATTTTGACGAAAACAACAATGAAAAAATTGTGTATACAGATGGAGAAGGTCGAACGAATACACAATATTATAATGAAGTCGGTCAACTATACAAAGAAGCGGCGTTTAATGCCGTAACCGAATATTATTACGATGAAGTTGGGAACATGTCAAAGGCCATAGACGGTGAAGGTCGAGTCGTTCAATCTGTATATGATGAGTTGGACCGACAAACGAAAGTCATTGTTGACCCGAATGGAAAGAACATTGTAACGGAAAATGTATATGATTTACAAGGGAACGTCTTGAAAACGATTGATGGAGAAGGATATACGAAAGATTATCAATTTGATCGAGTTAATCGTTTAAAACAAGTAACTCAAACCGTTGATGGAAAGCCTCAAACCACTTCCTATGATTATGATCAGGTGGAAGGGGATTTCGTGAAAAATAAGGTAACCGATGCCTTAGGAAGACAAAAATGGACGTATTTAGATGCTCTTGGCCGCGTTCGTAAAGAAGTCGATGAGGGAGATACGTCTGACTCAGAACGGTTGATCCAAACATTCGAGTATGATTTGAATGATAATATGACGGAATCGACTCGAAACGATGGAACTACGGTTGAACAACAGTATGATGGACGAAATCAGGTTAAAAAAGCAATCTATGGTGATGGTCATTATACGGTGTATCAATATGATGCGAATGGAAATCGGGAATATATTCATGATACGAAAGATGGAAAGACGATTGCATCTAGTTATGCTTATGACAACAAGGACCGTTTAATGCAAGTTGTTCAAGATGGAATCACCGTAAATTACGAATACGACTCGAGTGACAATTTGACGAAATTTTATTATCCAACTGAGGATGGAGACGGACAAAAGGACATTGATTATATCTTTGATGGGTACAATCGTCTCGAATCCATCATGGTGGAGGAGAAAAAAGTTCAAGAGCTAAAATACACGAACGCTGCAAAGCTCGATTATGCGAAGAATTATTTGGAGTTTGATACAAACGGTTCCAATTATGTAAAAATCGATTATCAATATGATAGTACGGGAAGAACGAACACCATTCAGTATTTGAAGCAAGGAACGATGAAGCTAGAAGAGTATGTCATGAAGCACGACAATCGTGGATATATTGAAAATGAAACGATTTACACGAATTACAATGAAGCGAAAACCGTTCGAAAATCATATGAGTACAATGAAGTAGGTCAATTAAAAGTATCTACCATCGATCAAAAATCAACGTCTTATGAGTATGACGAGGTTGGAAACCGAAAGATAATGGACGATGGACAAGACTCCTATTCCTATTCCTACAACCAATTTAATCAATTAAAGTCTACGATGAAAAATGGACAGTCCCATGCCTCCTATGAATATGATAATCGAGGCAATCAACAGATCGAAATCATCAAAAAAGAAATCGACGGGGCTATGAAAGACGTAACAACAAATTACTCCTATGACCTTGCGAATCAACTAACAGCAGTGGAGACCATTACGCCAGGAAAAGAGACAACGACGCTCAAAAATGTTTATAATGGAGATGGACAACGGATTCGTCGTGATGCCAATGGATTAGTAACGAAATACCTTTACCATGATGACGCGATTCTGTATACGACCGACAACAACAATCGAAAAACAACGGAAAACATCCTGAACCCGACCGGAATGATTGTTGCCTCCAAACGATTTGAAGGTGGACATGCCAATAACCACTTCTTCTACCAATATGACATACGAGGTAGTGTTACGAATGTGGTCGACTCGGATGCCAAACGCGTCAAGGGGTATGAATACGATGACTTTGGAAAACCAAAAGAAGTAGGCGACAAAACCTTTGAAAACGATGTGAAATTTACCGGAGCCGTTCATGACGCCTCAACCGGTCTACATTATATGAACGCGCGCTACTATAATTCCGATACAGGCCGTTTTCTGTCGCAAGATACGTATAGTGGATCTCCTAATGACCCATGGACGCAGCATTTATATACGTACACGTCGAATAATCCGGTCAACTACACCGATCCCACGGGACATTACGCAGTAAACGTTGAGGGGACACAAAGACAACTTCCGACCGGGAGAATTATTACTGAGCCCAAACCAAGCAATACCATAAGTCCAGGTTCTCAGGATCGACCAACAACTAAATCGTCGACGAAGAAAGCAACCTCATCGGAATCAAAAAAATCAAGTTTCTTTGGCTCATTGCAAAAAGGCCTAGACTTTTTAGGGAATGCACCTGGACCTATAGGAGCCGTTGCCGATGGTATCAACGCCTTAGCATATGCCGCCCAAGGAGACTTTAAAAATGCAGCATTAAGTGGAGTTGCTGTGTTACCTGGTGGAAGTTTAGTTAAAAATGGGATAAAGGCTGGACGTGGTATACGATCTGCCGCTAAGGGTACGGGTGATCTTGTTAGGGGCACAAATAAAAGGGGGCAAGTAACCGGTCGAGGTGGGTTTAGAAAGTCAACGGTTCATAATGCCTGGGATAATGCGAAAGATGGACCTAAAGGTGGTAAACTTTGTCCTACATGTGAGAAAGAAATATTTGTACCGCCTTTTTCAGGGAAAAAGCGAGATTGGGATGTTGATCATACACCAGCATGGACGAATAGAACATTTTTAAACCCAACACGGAAAGAAGTGTTAGATGATTATCAAAAAGGAACAAGGCTGGAATGCCCTTCTTGTAACAGAAGAAGAGGTAATAGGGAATAG
- a CDS encoding N-acetylmuramoyl-L-alanine amidase, which produces MKTIIIDAGHGGSDPGASFNGNFEKNFNLVIAQKVRDYLKENYNVNIIMTRTGDQTFSLTQRSTIANLAKPDFFLSIHHNAGGGTGFESFIYNGIVSSQTQSYQKAIHADVLAGIQTSYGVKDRGIKQANFHVLRETKMPALLLEILFIDNEKDLLLMKNETFRKDVSRSIATGVANALSLQKISSATRPLFKVIAGSFKNRRNAEIRVKALKQHNHETIILPIVISGQQYYRVEVGAYEDSKNAENKVAVLKKIGISAFILKNSSETPPPLPPPSGENLQSILGDINLLPSQLDSYVQTINPNAPLFGELYVDIGEHYGIRGDIAYAQAIHETNYFRFTGDVQADQNNYAGIGATGQGAQGAIFDSPEQGVLAHIQHLYAYASSEQLPLGYPLVDPRFSLVTRGIAPYWSYLNGKWAVPGTNYGQLILSIYETMIQFSIKRLNEQKVNLEDLLKEL; this is translated from the coding sequence GTGAAAACTATTATTATTGATGCTGGACATGGAGGGAGTGATCCAGGTGCTAGCTTTAATGGAAACTTTGAAAAAAACTTTAATCTCGTTATTGCGCAAAAGGTAAGAGATTATTTAAAAGAAAATTATAACGTCAACATTATAATGACAAGAACAGGGGATCAAACTTTTTCACTAACGCAACGTAGTACTATTGCGAATCTAGCAAAACCAGATTTCTTTCTCTCGATTCATCATAATGCTGGAGGTGGAACTGGTTTCGAGAGTTTTATTTATAATGGAATAGTTTCCTCTCAGACTCAAAGCTACCAAAAAGCAATTCATGCAGACGTACTGGCAGGTATTCAGACTAGTTATGGTGTAAAGGACAGAGGCATTAAACAGGCGAATTTTCATGTGCTTAGGGAAACAAAAATGCCAGCGTTATTACTTGAAATATTATTTATCGACAACGAAAAGGATCTTCTATTAATGAAGAATGAAACGTTTAGGAAAGACGTTTCTAGAAGTATCGCAACCGGGGTGGCAAATGCTTTATCTTTACAAAAAATTTCTTCAGCGACAAGACCATTATTCAAAGTTATTGCAGGTTCTTTTAAAAATAGGAGAAATGCGGAAATAAGAGTAAAAGCTTTGAAACAACATAATCATGAAACTATTATTCTTCCTATAGTAATCTCTGGACAACAGTACTACCGAGTAGAGGTTGGTGCATATGAAGACTCAAAAAATGCGGAAAATAAAGTAGCGGTATTAAAGAAAATCGGTATTAGTGCGTTCATTTTAAAGAATAGTAGTGAGACTCCGCCGCCTCTCCCTCCACCCAGTGGTGAGAATCTTCAATCTATCTTAGGTGATATAAATCTACTTCCTTCTCAGCTTGATTCTTATGTTCAAACAATTAATCCCAATGCACCTCTATTTGGGGAGTTATACGTTGATATCGGTGAACATTACGGAATTAGAGGCGATATCGCCTATGCCCAAGCCATTCACGAAACTAATTATTTCCGTTTTACGGGTGACGTTCAAGCAGATCAGAATAACTATGCAGGTATAGGTGCGACTGGACAAGGAGCACAGGGCGCAATCTTTGATTCTCCTGAGCAAGGAGTTCTTGCGCATATCCAACATTTATACGCCTACGCCTCAAGTGAACAACTTCCGCTGGGCTACCCTTTAGTGGATCCGCGGTTCTCTCTTGTTACACGAGGGATTGCTCCTTACTGGTCGTACCTCAATGGAAAGTGGGCAGTACCTGGTACTAATTATGGACAACTTATTTTAAGTATTTATGAAACGATGATTCAGTTTAGTATCAAACGACTGAATGAACAAAAAGTGAATTTAGAGGATTTGTTGAAGGAACTGTAA